The DNA region GCCCTATCACTTGATCATCGTGTAAATAATGAACATATGAAGTATAACGATATTTGTAGGGTGATTTTATCCAAAAAGTTTGTCGAAGCACCCATGGCAGTATGGTTTATCATTTTGTTCCTTGAAAGTACccttatttaattgttttaaacAAAATGCACAGACAAAGTGCTCTGGATGGAATTTTCGGAACATGGCAGTTATACAGCGTCctataattaaaagagaaaaagaaaaaaaaaaacaaaccaaaaaaaataattaaatttaaataaaatttatatattctttattatgtaCTGATATTTACCTGTTATTGGTTTATGACAGCCAGCACACAATGACCCTCTTTTGGCATGATAATGTGTTTCACAATACGGCAATCCTTCGTGATCAAAAAAGGATCCCCCTTGAAACTTTTGCCTGCAGTCCTGCAAAAACAtcaatttgattttcattaatttttttttttttttattttcttttctttatttatttatttattttcttttaaattatagtatatatatttgctgacaattaaattattttaataataatatatatcacaatTTCAAATCATTGTTATTCATATCTTTCTTATACgatttaaatatctaaaaaataaaaaaaaagcgttTTATAAACacataaaattgttaaaaataaaaacatataatttcatattaaataacaatgacgacgaataacaatgtattaaaattatataatttacattttataaaaaataaaaaaaaaaaggaaaaaaaaaaagaatgaatcaaAAACACAAATATAGACGAATGTCTCAAATGTTACACGAATGTAGACGAATACATACAAATGTACAcaaatctatttaaaaaaaaaaaaaaaaaaaaaagaaaattctcattTTATGTAATCTCCATATATACTAACTAAATATACCAATCGATTATACGTgtgacggtaataataataatttatttgtagaaTATGAATCATgccatataaataaaatttatcgaaaaattgacgaaaatcATATTACTATAAAcggtgtatgtgcgtgtacgtgtatgtatgtttacgcatgcacacacatacatacatcatacatatcAAACAATAACAcacgcaaaaagaaaaagaaaacagaatacAGAGGAAATTGATCAAAGAGCGATCGTACGGTTAGacatatttctaaaattaGACGGCATGAGTGCAACACGGCCGTGTTCGTATCACACGGGCTTTCAACGAACACGCGTACGACTTTGTCGCACGCGATTCAATGTCACCCTAGTGTTGTTCGCTATGTgtgtgttttgtttttttgtttttgttttgttttgttttgttttgttttgttttttttttttttttttttttttttttttttttttttttttcatatgtatatatgtatatatatattttttaataataatttattacattctttttctctctcattagcctcatacatatttaataacatcTTTAACATGTGAGATTACATAAAACGATCCTTTAACTATTTCGATTGagctcgaataaaaaataattgctatcaaaaaaagaaaggaaaaaaaaaaagaaagaaaaaagaacacacaaaaaaaaaaaaggagaaaaaaaatgtgaatgcAAAAAAGCTCCATTAgacttttaaaaagaatatttaacgataacgatcgcgttcgtgtacatgtgtgttttttttgtgtaatggaaaaaaaattctgctCGTCGTTCGATATAACACCTgtttgaggaaaaaaaaaacggaatagaagaaaaaaaaatgttggcACTGCATTTCTCGAGCCaacgaaataaatgaataacatCTGGGGAGGGAGGGTAGTCGAGTTTCAGGCAGGGTTAAGGGGTGGGCGGATGGAATAATAGACATTTtctataagaaaatagaataataataatcaacgaCTGTGAACATcgcaaaattcatttttcttttctcttttttttttttttaggccgcctcttcctcttcctcttcttcctcatccaCGCCAACACATTTTGGACATACTGGTTTTCCTTCCATAGCGTAGAATGATTTACCAGAAACCGGTTTCTTGCAATCCTGTAATTGTTAACATTTAAAACACACAAGGATGACatatgaaaatacaaaaaaaaaaaaaaaaaatcaatcgaatcCAAATAGGTAACGTAGCAATTTGATCTCCTGTTAAAATCAACatatcattgtcattattaattatttaatcaattaattaattaattaattattattattaacaaattaaacgTACTCTGCAGACGAAACAATCCGGATGCCATTGACTGTTC from Vespa velutina chromosome 3, iVesVel2.1, whole genome shotgun sequence includes:
- the LOC124947613 gene encoding paxillin-like isoform X2, whose protein sequence is MAMDRTMYGKVQPGATYQPFRITVKKGSLPGYALLADLQNTVSSEGNHVSSNATPGYGSLNGARTHNTNAYRSYESRTSPLPSQSDCRQKFQGGSFFDHEGLPYCETHYHAKRGSLCAGCHKPITGRCITAMFRKFHPEHFVCAFCLKQLNKGTFKEQNDKPYCHGCFDKLFG
- the LOC124947613 gene encoding paxillin-B-like isoform X1 → MEEQDTSAFQSYTENNNIYETYQVDKADNNLFNLDALLADLQNTVSSEGNHVSSNATPGYGSLNGARTHNTNAYRSYESRTSPLPSQSDCRQKFQGGSFFDHEGLPYCETHYHAKRGSLCAGCHKPITGRCITAMFRKFHPEHFVCAFCLKQLNKGTFKEQNDKPYCHGCFDKLFG
- the LOC124947613 gene encoding paxillin-like isoform X3, producing MTDVMRPMSPVRLAIIQRHARWEQYVNALLADLQNTVSSEGNHVSSNATPGYGSLNGARTHNTNAYRSYESRTSPLPSQSDCRQKFQGGSFFDHEGLPYCETHYHAKRGSLCAGCHKPITGRCITAMFRKFHPEHFVCAFCLKQLNKGTFKEQNDKPYCHGCFDKLFG